A window from Opitutia bacterium ISCC 52 encodes these proteins:
- a CDS encoding mandelate racemase/muconate lactonizing enzyme family protein, with product MGGLLAASSLIPLSKMGAQQVEKSKRGTSPLLITKVEPIIVSTPVPDVSIGELTEMVPIGETTGRAGIGDRLNHSFPARTQGHRMTMLVKITTNQGIIGWGEAHAMVAPTIHAQMIKDLFAPLLIGEDARNIGPLWDKMYSTQRMRGYATGVYTESISGVDIALWDILGKFSGVPVYQLLGGKYRDGIPTYTSGGTAEAAHESIEKGFTALKMGFNKSSSDGFEKIAAVSEAVGDRGQVMIDSLGAFKLHEAIQVGRKLDELGNIGWFEDALLPEDTANYAVLAEALDTAVCVGETYSNRFQFRDLFLNRGADVVNPDVGRAAGITECKRIADMAETFGVLWSPHVSIGMPPYVAASIHLAVATPNAVIMEGGNIHDATDIGGSRGNVLLEEPIRFEPGYAYVPEKPGLGIEFNEKELGKIIVG from the coding sequence ATGGGTGGTCTACTTGCGGCATCTTCCTTGATTCCACTTTCTAAAATGGGCGCACAACAAGTCGAAAAGAGCAAACGCGGGACCAGCCCACTCTTGATTACAAAAGTTGAGCCCATTATCGTAAGCACACCCGTTCCGGATGTTTCCATCGGTGAGCTTACTGAGATGGTCCCCATAGGCGAGACAACCGGTCGAGCCGGTATTGGAGATCGACTTAATCATTCATTCCCTGCTCGAACACAAGGGCATCGAATGACCATGCTGGTAAAGATTACCACCAACCAAGGTATCATTGGTTGGGGTGAAGCGCACGCGATGGTCGCACCGACTATACACGCACAGATGATCAAAGATCTGTTTGCTCCGTTGCTCATTGGCGAAGATGCCAGAAACATCGGTCCGCTATGGGACAAAATGTATTCCACGCAACGTATGCGCGGTTATGCGACCGGCGTTTACACCGAATCTATCTCAGGTGTGGATATCGCACTTTGGGATATCCTGGGAAAATTCTCGGGCGTACCCGTATATCAACTACTCGGTGGTAAATACCGAGATGGAATTCCCACTTATACGAGTGGAGGTACTGCGGAAGCGGCTCATGAATCCATCGAGAAAGGATTCACTGCACTGAAGATGGGTTTCAACAAATCCTCCAGTGACGGCTTCGAGAAGATCGCTGCGGTTTCTGAGGCCGTTGGCGACCGTGGGCAAGTCATGATCGATTCTCTGGGAGCGTTCAAATTGCACGAAGCCATTCAGGTTGGGCGCAAGTTAGACGAGCTTGGTAATATTGGCTGGTTTGAAGATGCCCTGCTACCGGAAGATACCGCAAATTATGCTGTGCTTGCTGAAGCACTCGATACCGCTGTTTGTGTAGGTGAGACCTATTCGAACCGCTTTCAATTTCGCGACTTATTTTTAAACCGAGGTGCCGATGTAGTGAATCCCGATGTGGGACGCGCGGCAGGGATCACAGAATGCAAACGTATCGCCGACATGGCTGAGACGTTTGGTGTGCTTTGGTCACCTCATGTAAGCATCGGCATGCCTCCCTACGTGGCAGCTTCTATTCACTTAGCTGTAGCTACCCCCAACGCCGTAATTATGGAGGGTGGAAATATCCACGATGCGACCGATATCGGCGGATCTCGTGGCAATGTACTCTTAGAAGAACCCATCCGCTTCGAGCCAGGTTATGCATACGTGCCGGAGAAACCAGGACTGGGAATTGAATTTAACGAAAAAGAACTGGGGAAGATAATTGTTGGTTAA
- a CDS encoding sulfatase-like hydrolase/transferase yields MKPTNVLFFMSDQHARHITGCYGNDIIRTPHIDKIAERGARYDAAYTPCPICVPARACFATGQYTHNNKYWDNAHPYDGKVTGWGHELIARGHRVESIGKLHYQDEKNADGFSEHHIPLNVVDGTGDPQSSIREDIPVRSGNHEAIAAAGPGDSSYLDYDQQIANTACDWLKEAASKDDKPWVLFVSFVCPHPPYTARPEHFDYYQEQDMPFPYQGLQEEWPDKPALNELRRVLEIDTPFSVEETKRISSAYYGTVNSMDDRIGEVLKALEQHGFNDSTRIVYTSDHGESLGQRGLYGKFTMHEDAAAIPLVMSGPDIPQGSVVNTPVTLVDFHSTLLEMVTGEEVSKENSGDGLSLMKIQNGESTDRSVISEYHAVASNYAWYLVRKENYKLICYLDAPNELYDVVNDPLESNDLAELPEHADLLQPMEGELQTFLDPEACDEEAKASQAAIIERFGGREAVMNRGTFINSPAPGEDADFLQEEK; encoded by the coding sequence ATGAAACCCACCAACGTTCTCTTTTTCATGTCGGACCAGCATGCCCGACACATTACCGGCTGTTACGGAAACGACATCATTCGAACTCCACATATCGACAAGATCGCCGAGCGAGGGGCTCGCTACGATGCCGCCTATACGCCATGCCCCATCTGCGTACCAGCCAGAGCTTGTTTCGCAACCGGCCAATATACCCACAACAATAAATATTGGGACAATGCACACCCCTACGATGGCAAGGTCACTGGTTGGGGACATGAACTGATCGCCCGCGGACATCGGGTGGAATCGATTGGGAAACTTCATTATCAAGATGAGAAGAATGCGGACGGATTTTCTGAGCATCACATCCCACTCAACGTGGTGGATGGTACGGGCGATCCCCAGTCCAGCATCCGAGAAGACATACCTGTGCGCTCAGGCAATCATGAGGCCATCGCCGCGGCGGGCCCAGGCGATTCCAGTTACCTGGATTACGACCAGCAAATCGCGAACACGGCCTGCGACTGGCTCAAAGAGGCTGCCTCGAAAGACGACAAGCCATGGGTGCTCTTTGTATCTTTTGTCTGCCCGCACCCGCCTTACACCGCTCGACCTGAACACTTCGACTATTACCAGGAGCAGGACATGCCCTTCCCCTACCAAGGCTTGCAAGAAGAGTGGCCGGATAAACCGGCTCTTAACGAATTGAGGCGCGTTCTTGAAATCGATACACCCTTCAGCGTTGAAGAAACCAAACGTATCAGCTCTGCCTATTACGGCACCGTCAACAGTATGGACGATCGCATTGGCGAAGTCCTTAAAGCTCTGGAGCAGCATGGCTTCAATGACAGTACCCGGATCGTTTATACTTCAGACCACGGTGAGAGTCTTGGACAACGAGGACTGTATGGTAAGTTCACCATGCATGAAGACGCAGCTGCCATTCCGCTGGTTATGTCAGGGCCGGATATCCCCCAAGGATCGGTCGTGAATACACCCGTCACACTGGTTGATTTCCATTCCACTCTTTTGGAAATGGTTACCGGCGAGGAGGTATCCAAGGAAAACTCGGGCGATGGTCTCTCCTTAATGAAGATTCAAAATGGCGAGTCCACGGATCGATCCGTAATCAGTGAGTACCATGCCGTGGCCTCGAATTATGCCTGGTACCTGGTCCGAAAGGAAAACTACAAGCTCATCTGCTACCTGGATGCACCCAACGAGCTTTACGATGTCGTGAACGATCCGTTGGAATCAAACGATCTAGCCGAACTTCCGGAACATGCTGATCTGTTACAACCGATGGAAGGTGAGCTGCAGACATTCCTCGATCCTGAGGCCTGCGATGAAGAAGCAAAAGCAAGTCAGGCGGCCATCATCGAACGATTTGGAGGACGC
- a CDS encoding dihydrodipicolinate synthase family protein, with protein sequence MNLSKLQGIFPVLPTPFDDEGKVDVAAMKRVTQFCIDAGASALVFPGVASEFDHLSSEEQQLLLKTISQVNDNRLPIICGGGHGDPEFIGANIRKAHELGVVAAMVLIPKQYSGDVEGALAFIQSVIELAPGVDIILQNAPAPVGAGMEATELSQIVAACPAIRYVKEEALPSGPRISAIQNAAPDHLVGVIGGGGARYLIDEMNRGALGAMPAAEITDLHVKMWNAYHSGDENGARLLYQKSLPLLIIQFLYRMRLTKYVLMRRGIFNNSDVRASLPDFDAFDDEELSAQLDSLSELFEIAPLTTVEV encoded by the coding sequence ATGAATTTATCAAAATTACAGGGCATCTTTCCGGTCCTTCCAACTCCCTTTGATGATGAGGGGAAGGTAGATGTCGCCGCAATGAAACGTGTTACTCAATTCTGTATCGACGCCGGAGCAAGTGCCTTGGTTTTTCCAGGAGTAGCCAGTGAATTTGATCACCTCTCTTCGGAAGAGCAGCAGCTTCTGCTAAAAACAATTAGCCAAGTGAACGACAACCGGCTACCTATCATTTGCGGGGGCGGACATGGAGATCCTGAATTCATCGGAGCCAACATCCGCAAGGCTCATGAGTTAGGTGTTGTGGCTGCTATGGTGTTAATCCCCAAACAGTACTCAGGTGATGTGGAGGGGGCTTTGGCTTTTATCCAATCGGTGATAGAGTTGGCTCCAGGTGTAGATATTATTTTGCAGAATGCGCCGGCTCCCGTGGGTGCCGGAATGGAAGCCACTGAGCTCAGCCAAATTGTAGCTGCTTGCCCAGCCATTCGCTACGTGAAGGAAGAAGCGTTGCCATCTGGACCTCGGATCAGCGCCATTCAGAATGCGGCTCCGGATCATTTGGTCGGAGTGATTGGTGGAGGGGGTGCTCGTTACCTGATTGATGAGATGAATCGCGGTGCGCTTGGGGCGATGCCCGCTGCGGAGATTACCGATTTACATGTGAAAATGTGGAACGCTTATCATTCAGGCGATGAAAACGGTGCTCGGCTATTATACCAGAAGTCCTTACCGCTTCTAATTATCCAATTTCTATACCGCATGCGACTTACCAAATACGTGTTGATGCGGCGTGGCATTTTTAACAACAGCGATGTCCGTGCATCCCTGCCGGATTTTGATGCTTTCGATGACGAAGAACTTTCAGCACAGTTGGATTCCTTGTCTGAACTTTTTGAAATAGCGCCTTTGACCACGGTGGAAGTATGA
- a CDS encoding SDR family oxidoreductase has product MSNRDLQDRIVFITGAARGIGRGIAERLIADGAGVVISDLDEAAALETADELETGGAKVIAVQADVSSEVSVLAAIAKVHQEMGAVSVLINNAGLFASTPALSEDLSGWQKSLDVMLTGSLLCARATAPDMKANGWGRIVNISSVMAFIAYGEDVGYCTAKAGLLGLTRSLAVEFGKHNINVNAICPGHIRTPMLDATAKHVEQRDGTSPEEFFEELVGTIPKGRLAEVKDIAAMVSFLCSEDADHVTGQAMHVNGGSYLG; this is encoded by the coding sequence ATGAGTAATAGAGACCTTCAGGACCGCATTGTATTCATTACAGGCGCTGCTCGCGGTATCGGGCGTGGTATTGCGGAGCGTCTGATTGCTGATGGCGCTGGTGTTGTCATCTCTGATCTGGATGAAGCAGCGGCTCTGGAAACCGCTGATGAGCTCGAAACCGGAGGGGCTAAGGTTATAGCCGTTCAGGCAGATGTGTCTTCGGAAGTCAGTGTTCTGGCTGCAATAGCCAAGGTGCACCAGGAGATGGGAGCGGTGTCTGTGCTTATAAATAATGCAGGCCTGTTTGCTTCGACACCTGCGTTAAGTGAGGACCTCAGTGGTTGGCAAAAGAGTCTCGATGTCATGCTGACTGGTTCGCTGCTTTGTGCTCGAGCCACGGCGCCAGATATGAAGGCGAATGGGTGGGGGAGGATCGTAAATATATCATCTGTTATGGCGTTCATCGCCTACGGAGAAGACGTTGGCTACTGCACGGCGAAGGCTGGATTGCTTGGTTTGACTCGGTCCTTGGCGGTTGAGTTTGGAAAACATAATATCAATGTGAATGCTATTTGCCCCGGGCACATTAGGACACCCATGCTCGATGCCACGGCCAAGCACGTGGAGCAACGAGACGGTACGAGCCCCGAGGAGTTTTTTGAAGAACTGGTCGGGACTATTCCCAAGGGGCGATTGGCAGAGGTAAAGGATATCGCGGCGATGGTTTCATTCCTGTGTTCTGAAGATGCAGACCATGTAACTGGACAGGCTATGCATGTGAACGGTGGGTCGTATTTGGGGTAG
- a CDS encoding arylesterase — MKSAIAVFVITGLLLLLGCSGGAVIEKVDPDTKIIAVGDSLTAGLGVSENESYPAELSKLLNCEITNFGVNGEDTTAALQRLPAILKKTTPNLVLLCYGGNDMLQKQPRERTKKNLDAMIQLIKETGADIVLIGVPQRGLTLSVPDLYEDLADEYRLPLEQKSIRSILRKPSLKSDMIHPNAAGYKLMADSLHELILKSSS, encoded by the coding sequence ATGAAATCAGCAATCGCAGTTTTTGTAATTACAGGGCTCCTACTCCTACTGGGATGTTCTGGCGGCGCAGTTATAGAAAAAGTAGATCCAGACACTAAGATCATCGCGGTAGGTGATAGTCTCACAGCAGGGCTTGGCGTCAGTGAGAACGAAAGCTATCCAGCTGAATTATCCAAACTACTTAATTGTGAAATCACCAATTTTGGAGTTAACGGAGAAGACACTACAGCGGCATTACAACGTCTTCCAGCGATCTTGAAGAAAACAACACCAAATCTAGTCCTGCTGTGCTATGGCGGAAACGATATGCTTCAGAAGCAACCCAGAGAAAGAACCAAAAAGAATCTCGATGCGATGATCCAACTCATTAAGGAGACAGGAGCCGATATCGTTCTCATTGGAGTCCCACAACGAGGACTTACCTTATCCGTTCCAGATTTGTACGAAGATCTCGCTGACGAATATCGATTGCCCTTGGAGCAAAAATCAATCAGATCGATTCTTCGGAAGCCCTCGCTTAAAAGCGACATGATCCACCCCAATGCCGCAGGTTATAAACTCATGGCCGACAGCCTACATGAGCTCATTCTGAAATCCTCATCATAG
- a CDS encoding sulfatase, whose amino-acid sequence MTPTKIRLTFTLVFASLWTSLAHAGERPNILWIVIDDMSANFGCYGETTIETLEVDQLASEGVLFTRAYATSSVCSTFRSAMITGMYQNSIGAHHHRSGQGEHRIKLPKGVRPVPELFKDAGYWTCIGSGVPGLDHRGEPSSTHGLGKMDYNFDFDLDMYDSNDWAGRGDDQPFFMQVQLNGGKIRGDSEAKNWETVERMNKHFGGATDPDRVQLPPYYPRDPGILRDWSTYLDSVRITDWHVGRVMDRLRQEELLENTLVIFFTDHGISHARGKQFLYDEGTHIPLIIRGPGIDAGAKRTDLVEHIDVAAVSLAAAGIDIPKWMEGQDILASNHVAKKAVFGARDRCGEAADWVRSVRTDRYLYIKHFYPVRPHLLPSQYKEAKFIIQRLRELHEAGSLSTLSEKLLFSPTRPPEELFLYQDDNWQIVNLAEDPKFADVLKTHRAHLDDWVERTGDPGPESPEVYVMETEHQMSITGNKDTREKYRQHTELYKQWVREGK is encoded by the coding sequence ATGACACCAACAAAAATACGACTCACCTTCACTCTGGTTTTCGCCAGCCTCTGGACTTCTCTCGCTCACGCGGGTGAACGTCCCAACATCCTCTGGATCGTCATCGACGACATGTCCGCCAACTTCGGATGCTATGGTGAGACCACCATCGAAACACTTGAGGTTGATCAGTTAGCTTCCGAGGGTGTTTTGTTTACTCGTGCCTACGCCACGTCCTCCGTCTGTTCGACTTTCCGCTCGGCCATGATCACCGGCATGTATCAAAACTCGATTGGAGCTCATCACCATCGTAGTGGTCAAGGAGAGCACCGCATTAAGTTGCCCAAAGGCGTGCGGCCAGTTCCCGAGCTGTTTAAAGACGCTGGCTATTGGACGTGTATTGGAAGTGGAGTCCCTGGGCTCGATCATCGCGGCGAGCCATCATCGACCCATGGCCTGGGGAAGATGGATTACAATTTCGACTTCGATTTGGACATGTATGACAGCAACGACTGGGCGGGGCGTGGAGACGATCAACCGTTCTTCATGCAGGTTCAGTTAAACGGTGGAAAGATCCGCGGTGACTCAGAGGCAAAGAACTGGGAAACGGTCGAGCGGATGAACAAACATTTCGGAGGCGCCACCGATCCGGATCGAGTCCAGCTACCTCCATACTATCCGCGTGATCCTGGTATCCTGCGCGATTGGTCCACCTACCTCGATAGTGTTCGCATCACGGATTGGCATGTCGGTCGTGTGATGGATCGTTTAAGACAAGAGGAGTTACTTGAAAATACCTTGGTCATATTCTTTACCGATCACGGAATCAGTCACGCCCGCGGAAAGCAGTTTCTTTATGATGAGGGAACACACATTCCACTCATTATTCGTGGGCCTGGAATCGATGCGGGTGCAAAACGTACCGATCTGGTAGAGCACATTGATGTGGCTGCTGTGTCATTGGCTGCCGCCGGTATTGATATTCCAAAATGGATGGAAGGGCAGGATATCTTGGCATCCAACCATGTGGCGAAGAAGGCCGTATTTGGAGCCCGTGATCGTTGTGGTGAAGCGGCGGATTGGGTCAGGTCCGTTCGCACCGATCGTTACCTTTATATCAAGCACTTCTATCCTGTACGACCCCACCTGTTGCCGAGTCAGTACAAGGAAGCTAAGTTTATCATCCAACGTCTACGTGAGCTGCATGAAGCAGGAAGCTTAAGCACGTTGTCAGAGAAACTGCTCTTCTCTCCGACGCGTCCTCCGGAAGAACTTTTCTTATACCAGGATGATAACTGGCAGATCGTAAACCTGGCTGAAGATCCAAAGTTTGCCGATGTGTTAAAGACGCACCGCGCCCACTTGGATGATTGGGTCGAACGTACCGGCGATCCCGGACCCGAGTCACCGGAAGTCTACGTCATGGAAACCGAGCACCAAATGAGTATCACGGGTAATAAGGACACGCGCGAAAAATACCGGCAGCACACCGAGCTCTACAAACAATGGGTTAGGGAAGGGAAGTAG
- a CDS encoding mandelate racemase/muconate lactonizing enzyme family protein, translated as MSRVVKVEPFILTIGRDTPYLGALRKGEEKNEKGYFVRKGNKTVYLDKDRTVLVRVETESGAVGWGETYGLVAPRATTEIISDLLADFVVGRDPYEAAEIHDFLYDLMRVRGYSGGFYLDALAAVDIALYDAAGKEAGKSVADLLGGRLHDTVPCYVSGLPKPTLEERVAFSLEWQAKGYNSFKFAATVADDGNVKEMSELRAALGADAKISCDMHWAHTPESAIENIQAMEPYDLWFAEAPIVTEDMPGLAKIAQSVDTPIAVGEEWRTLYDANYRFDLNAVHIVQPEMGHTGITEFARMAREAHSRGIPLLPHATIGSGIFLAASLQTGLAMEGLIGHEFQHSIFNRNTGLITEGLECSEGAYTVADSPGIGIEPTEALISQLEPA; from the coding sequence ATGAGCCGGGTCGTCAAAGTAGAGCCCTTCATTCTTACCATTGGTCGTGATACTCCCTATCTAGGGGCTTTGCGTAAAGGGGAGGAGAAAAATGAAAAAGGCTACTTCGTTCGCAAAGGAAACAAAACCGTTTACCTGGATAAGGATAGAACCGTTCTGGTTCGTGTTGAAACAGAATCAGGCGCGGTTGGCTGGGGAGAAACCTACGGCCTCGTAGCTCCACGGGCGACGACAGAAATTATTTCTGACCTGCTTGCTGACTTTGTAGTTGGGCGAGATCCTTATGAGGCGGCTGAGATTCATGATTTTCTTTATGATTTGATGCGAGTCCGTGGATACAGCGGCGGTTTTTATTTAGACGCGTTGGCCGCTGTAGACATCGCGCTCTATGATGCTGCGGGCAAAGAGGCTGGCAAATCGGTTGCCGATTTATTGGGAGGACGATTGCACGATACCGTTCCCTGTTATGTCTCTGGCTTGCCAAAACCGACCTTGGAAGAACGCGTGGCCTTCTCTTTGGAATGGCAGGCCAAAGGATACAACAGTTTTAAGTTCGCTGCTACTGTGGCGGATGATGGCAATGTGAAGGAAATGTCCGAATTGAGAGCCGCACTCGGAGCGGATGCCAAGATCTCATGCGACATGCATTGGGCTCATACTCCGGAAAGTGCCATTGAAAACATTCAGGCCATGGAACCTTACGACCTATGGTTTGCTGAGGCTCCCATCGTGACTGAAGACATGCCTGGCCTGGCTAAGATAGCCCAATCGGTTGATACTCCGATTGCGGTGGGCGAGGAATGGCGAACGCTTTACGATGCGAATTACCGATTCGACTTAAATGCAGTCCACATCGTTCAACCTGAAATGGGGCACACCGGTATCACCGAGTTTGCTCGTATGGCTCGAGAAGCCCATTCGAGAGGGATTCCACTATTGCCGCACGCGACCATTGGTTCCGGGATTTTTCTCGCGGCCAGTTTGCAAACAGGTTTGGCCATGGAGGGATTGATCGGCCATGAATTTCAACATTCCATTTTCAATCGAAACACCGGCCTGATTACTGAAGGTCTTGAGTGTTCGGAAGGAGCCTATACCGTAGCTGACTCACCTGGAATCGGGATTGAGCCCACGGAAGCATTGATTTCTCAACTAGAGCCCGCCTGA
- a CDS encoding Na+:solute symporter has product MQTVDYIVIILYVLGIVGAGAVFAGKMKNSKEMFAAGGQSPWWVSGLSAFMTMFSAGTFVVWGGIAYKYGVVAIAINLCYGVSALLTGWLLAGVWRRAGVDSASEFLQIRYGGSIVQFYTWFKGSLTLFSTGGAVYALSKIVTALMPLPAGHFLADPATGHLSVPLTSIAICLIVIIITFVGGLWAVLMTDVLQFVILTVSVIFVVPLILIKVGGFGSFVEQAPDGFLAPVAAQYSWWFLIGWMIINFFIFAGDWAFVQRWVCVPTEKDAKKAAYLIGGLYLVSPIFWMIPPLLYRVIQPGVDTEQAYILACKYVLPAGMLGLMVAAMASATASMATTRLNVYAGAFTEAFHRFFIKDASEKRLVFVGRVVTILLGFFVMAGALMIPKYGYTDFIIDINKLLYVPLFLPTVWGLFSKKLPLKAVWITTGICFAVSFVFKFGHPSDGFLPNWSLYESFLLPLLLPSLDWAQANKGTADLIVGILLPFIILLFFELFSKQEYPGWARAEKAKQDFHEQPAAQVYTLPGKMVAISLVVIAVLMASLAIFNGAEAAILLTLTLVLLGIAGVLFYFLSKADQKAEDGTVGVD; this is encoded by the coding sequence ATGCAAACTGTAGATTATATCGTCATCATTCTCTACGTTCTTGGCATCGTGGGTGCAGGCGCGGTCTTCGCGGGCAAGATGAAAAACTCCAAGGAGATGTTTGCTGCTGGAGGTCAATCACCGTGGTGGGTCTCTGGACTGTCTGCGTTTATGACCATGTTCTCGGCCGGCACTTTCGTCGTGTGGGGCGGTATCGCTTATAAGTACGGGGTCGTCGCCATTGCCATTAACCTATGCTATGGTGTATCTGCGCTTTTGACGGGTTGGCTGTTGGCCGGAGTCTGGAGAAGGGCGGGAGTAGATTCTGCGTCCGAATTTTTGCAGATACGTTACGGAGGATCGATTGTTCAATTTTATACCTGGTTTAAGGGATCCCTCACCTTGTTCAGTACCGGAGGTGCGGTCTATGCCTTGTCAAAAATTGTCACTGCATTGATGCCTTTGCCGGCGGGCCATTTTCTCGCCGACCCAGCAACCGGACATTTGTCCGTGCCGCTTACCTCGATCGCGATCTGTTTGATTGTCATCATCATCACCTTCGTGGGTGGTTTGTGGGCCGTATTGATGACTGATGTGCTGCAGTTCGTCATTCTGACGGTGTCAGTGATTTTTGTAGTGCCACTCATTTTGATAAAGGTCGGTGGATTCGGCTCCTTTGTTGAGCAAGCTCCCGATGGGTTTTTGGCTCCTGTCGCCGCACAATATTCCTGGTGGTTCTTGATCGGATGGATGATCATTAACTTCTTCATTTTTGCGGGTGATTGGGCCTTTGTACAGCGTTGGGTCTGTGTGCCTACGGAGAAGGATGCGAAGAAAGCAGCCTACCTTATTGGGGGGCTTTACTTGGTCAGTCCTATATTCTGGATGATTCCGCCGCTGCTTTACCGCGTGATCCAGCCCGGCGTTGATACTGAGCAGGCCTACATCCTGGCCTGTAAGTATGTGCTTCCAGCGGGTATGCTCGGTTTGATGGTTGCGGCAATGGCTTCAGCAACAGCCAGTATGGCGACCACGCGTTTGAATGTGTATGCAGGAGCCTTTACCGAAGCGTTCCATCGATTCTTCATCAAGGATGCCTCTGAGAAACGCCTGGTTTTTGTCGGTCGCGTAGTCACCATTCTCTTGGGATTTTTTGTCATGGCCGGTGCCTTGATGATTCCCAAGTACGGCTACACGGATTTCATTATCGATATAAACAAACTGCTTTATGTGCCGTTGTTTTTGCCAACCGTATGGGGACTGTTTTCCAAAAAGCTCCCACTCAAAGCGGTATGGATAACAACCGGTATCTGCTTTGCCGTATCCTTCGTTTTCAAGTTCGGCCATCCATCAGATGGATTCCTGCCGAACTGGTCTCTCTACGAGTCTTTTCTACTTCCATTGCTACTCCCTAGTCTTGATTGGGCACAGGCAAACAAAGGAACCGCCGACCTGATTGTTGGCATCCTGTTACCCTTTATCATTCTGCTCTTCTTTGAATTATTTTCGAAACAGGAATATCCTGGATGGGCACGGGCCGAGAAAGCCAAGCAGGATTTCCATGAACAACCAGCTGCTCAGGTTTACACCTTGCCCGGAAAGATGGTGGCCATCTCCTTAGTCGTTATTGCCGTGCTCATGGCTAGTCTGGCCATCTTCAACGGGGCCGAAGCAGCCATTTTGCTAACCCTCACTTTAGTGCTGTTGGGCATTGCGGGTGTGCTTTTTTACTTTTTGAGTAAGGCCGATCAAAAGGCTGAGGACGGCACTGTCGGAGTAGATTGA